Proteins encoded together in one Desulfosporosinus meridiei DSM 13257 window:
- the ftsZ gene encoding cell division protein FtsZ: MLEFDTDLNQFAEIKVIGVGGGGNNAVNRMITAGLQGVDFVTVNTDSQALQLSRAGEKVQIGIKLTKGLGAGANPEIGAKAAEESREELAKVLKGADMVFVTAGMGGGTGTGAAPIVAEVAKEMGALTVGVVTRPFTFEGRKRAMQAEKGIAELKSKVDTLITIPNDRLLQVVDKHTTIHEAFRIADDVLRQGVQGISDLIAVPGLINLDFADVKTIMSNTGSALMGIGQATGENRAADAARKAISSPLLETSIEGAKGVLLNITGGINLTLFEVNEAAGIISEAADPEANIIFGAVIDEDLKEELRVTVIATGFDQQWAGFGTPPGKVQDNIIKTVAKEGDVDIPEFLRRRR; this comes from the coding sequence ATGCTAGAATTTGATACAGACTTGAACCAATTTGCAGAAATTAAGGTCATTGGTGTTGGCGGCGGTGGAAACAATGCGGTTAATCGTATGATTACCGCTGGTTTACAAGGGGTAGATTTCGTAACAGTTAATACTGATTCCCAGGCTTTACAACTCTCACGTGCGGGAGAAAAAGTTCAAATAGGAATTAAATTAACCAAAGGGCTGGGAGCGGGCGCAAATCCTGAGATTGGTGCTAAAGCGGCGGAAGAAAGTCGTGAAGAACTGGCTAAGGTTTTAAAAGGCGCGGATATGGTCTTTGTTACAGCGGGAATGGGGGGAGGAACCGGTACTGGAGCTGCACCTATTGTTGCAGAAGTCGCCAAAGAAATGGGGGCGCTAACAGTAGGGGTAGTTACAAGACCATTCACCTTTGAAGGACGTAAGAGGGCTATGCAAGCTGAAAAAGGCATTGCCGAGTTAAAAAGCAAAGTAGATACCCTTATTACAATTCCCAATGATCGTTTGCTACAGGTAGTAGACAAGCATACAACAATCCATGAGGCTTTTCGCATTGCGGATGATGTCTTGCGTCAAGGGGTTCAAGGCATTTCAGATCTAATTGCAGTTCCTGGTTTAATCAACTTAGATTTTGCAGATGTTAAGACTATTATGTCAAATACCGGCTCAGCATTAATGGGTATCGGTCAGGCAACAGGGGAAAATCGGGCAGCTGATGCGGCAAGAAAGGCAATTTCCAGCCCTCTGCTGGAAACCTCTATTGAAGGAGCAAAAGGTGTGCTGCTGAATATTACCGGAGGAATAAATCTAACCCTCTTTGAAGTGAACGAAGCGGCAGGAATTATTTCGGAAGCAGCAGATCCTGAGGCGAATATAATATTTGGAGCGGTTATCGATGAGGATCTGAAGGAAGAGCTCAGAGTCACAGTCATCGCTACCGGATTCGACCAGCAATGGGCTGGTTTCGGTACCCCACCCGGTAAGGTTCAAGACAATATAATTAAGACTGTAGCTAAAGAAGGGGATGTGGACATTCCTGAGTTTCTAAGGCGCAGACGGTAA
- a CDS encoding small basic family protein, translated as MWLPLLGLVLGLAIGYVSPFSVPIEYAKYLSVGILAALDSVLGGIRSAQEDHFDSTVFLTGFFSNMLLAALLAYVGDRIGVDLYLAAVVAFGVRIFQNLGSIRRHLLKK; from the coding sequence ATGTGGTTACCCTTATTAGGCTTAGTTTTAGGACTAGCAATTGGGTATGTAAGTCCTTTTTCAGTTCCAATCGAATATGCAAAATACTTATCGGTAGGAATTCTCGCAGCTTTAGACTCTGTTTTAGGGGGGATTCGCTCTGCTCAGGAAGACCATTTCGATAGCACGGTATTTCTAACAGGCTTTTTCAGCAATATGCTCCTTGCAGCTCTGTTAGCCTATGTCGGTGACCGGATTGGTGTTGACCTTTATTTAGCAGCGGTGGTTGCTTTCGGTGTGCGCATATTCCAAAATTTGGGGAGCATCCGTCGTCATCTCCTCAAAAAATAG
- a CDS encoding cell division protein FtsQ/DivIB, which yields MEPKKMNTSFLYIAVLTILLSLGLALFLRSNAFAIQHVSVQGLSIISESEILKLTDGIQGQNLLLFDRKALQYKISLHPLIKDVQFQRNLPQTLVVQVTERTPVALVVVPKGIIEVDSEGTFLRRLESWPKNDYPVISGIELPDTVGPGQNLENSLLKAGLNLLKQAPPELVAQIGELHVNAIEQITLFLTSGVEVRLGQANEWKDKLMALYQLLSDDGYTSIQQGVRYIDFTAAKPVIGR from the coding sequence ATGGAACCCAAGAAAATGAATACGTCCTTTCTCTATATCGCAGTATTGACCATTCTGCTTTCCTTGGGTTTGGCGCTTTTTTTGCGCTCCAATGCTTTTGCTATCCAACATGTTAGTGTACAAGGATTAAGTATAATTTCAGAAAGCGAAATCCTAAAGTTAACTGACGGAATTCAAGGGCAAAACCTATTACTTTTTGATCGGAAAGCTCTTCAATATAAGATATCTTTACATCCCTTGATAAAAGACGTTCAATTCCAAAGGAATCTCCCTCAAACTCTAGTTGTTCAGGTTACTGAACGAACCCCTGTTGCTTTAGTTGTAGTCCCCAAAGGGATTATAGAGGTAGATTCCGAAGGGACTTTTTTGCGCCGTCTAGAGAGTTGGCCAAAAAATGATTATCCCGTGATTAGTGGAATTGAGCTTCCTGATACAGTTGGGCCGGGTCAGAACCTAGAAAATTCTCTCCTTAAAGCAGGTCTGAACTTGCTTAAACAAGCTCCGCCGGAATTAGTTGCTCAGATTGGAGAGTTGCATGTTAATGCTATCGAACAAATCACTTTATTTTTGACAAGTGGGGTCGAAGTACGACTTGGACAAGCCAATGAGTGGAAAGATAAATTGATGGCACTTTATCAACTTTTAAGCGACGATGGGTATACTTCAATACAACAAGGGGTTCGATATATTGATTTTACAGCGGCAAAACCGGTAATTGGTCGCTAA
- the murA gene encoding UDP-N-acetylglucosamine 1-carboxyvinyltransferase, producing MVMDRYVITGKQRLEGSIRVSGAKNSSLPLLAASLLAEGTSSLLEIPELADIKHMIEVLEGLGCKVLRQNEAMLIDAGRLESCEVDEALMRQMRASNLILGPLLARYGRVKISRPGGCAIGSRPMDQHIKGLELLGVKVKERHGYIEAWTDHLQGADVYLDVPSVGATENIMMAAVLAKGTTVIRNAAREPEIVDLQNFLNKMGGKVRGAGMDVLRIDGVDSLRPAEHTVIPDRIEAGTHMIAAVMTRGDVVIENVVPEHLEPVIAKLRQAGASITLLDDSVRVKQLGGIRGVDLKTMPYPGFPTDMQPQFMAMLSSAEGTSIITETIFENRFQHVDELRRMGAQITVEGRTAIIRGVKSLEGAFVEATDLRAGAALFLTALAAEEATVLEKVDYIDRGYEKLEEKYCRLGAKLLRVSKKAKSEISMN from the coding sequence ATAGTGATGGATCGCTATGTTATCACAGGTAAACAAAGGTTAGAAGGAAGTATCCGAGTTAGTGGGGCAAAGAATTCGTCCCTTCCCTTATTAGCTGCATCGTTACTGGCAGAAGGGACATCTAGTTTACTTGAGATACCGGAACTAGCCGATATTAAACATATGATCGAAGTCCTAGAAGGGCTTGGTTGTAAAGTCCTACGGCAAAATGAGGCTATGCTTATTGATGCTGGGCGACTAGAGTCCTGCGAGGTTGATGAAGCTTTAATGAGGCAAATGAGAGCATCCAATCTAATTTTAGGTCCGTTGTTAGCGCGATATGGGCGAGTTAAAATATCCAGACCGGGAGGTTGCGCTATTGGTTCCCGTCCGATGGATCAGCATATAAAAGGTTTGGAGTTGTTAGGAGTAAAGGTTAAGGAAAGGCATGGATATATTGAAGCTTGGACAGATCATCTCCAAGGTGCGGATGTCTATTTAGATGTCCCTAGCGTTGGAGCTACAGAAAACATTATGATGGCTGCTGTTCTGGCAAAAGGGACTACAGTCATAAGAAATGCAGCACGTGAGCCGGAAATAGTAGATCTGCAAAATTTCCTCAACAAGATGGGTGGGAAAGTGCGCGGAGCAGGGATGGATGTTTTAAGAATTGATGGAGTTGATTCCCTCCGTCCTGCAGAGCATACTGTTATTCCTGATCGCATTGAAGCGGGTACCCATATGATAGCTGCTGTCATGACCAGAGGAGATGTAGTCATCGAAAATGTCGTACCTGAACATCTGGAACCAGTGATTGCTAAATTACGGCAGGCCGGGGCCTCTATAACTCTTCTGGATGATTCAGTCCGGGTGAAACAGTTGGGCGGGATACGAGGGGTAGATCTTAAAACAATGCCTTATCCAGGATTTCCGACCGACATGCAGCCTCAGTTTATGGCTATGTTGTCTAGTGCGGAAGGAACCAGCATAATCACTGAAACAATCTTCGAGAATCGTTTTCAACATGTGGATGAGCTGCGTAGAATGGGGGCCCAAATTACGGTTGAGGGTAGAACAGCAATTATTCGGGGGGTTAAATCCCTTGAAGGAGCTTTTGTCGAGGCCACAGATCTTCGCGCCGGAGCAGCTCTCTTCTTAACGGCATTAGCGGCAGAGGAGGCAACTGTGCTGGAAAAGGTAGACTATATTGATCGAGGATATGAAAAACTTGAAGAAAAATACTGCCGTTTAGGAGCAAAGCTCTTGCGCGTTTCAAAAAAAGCTAAAAGTGAGATTTCTATGAATTAA
- the murB gene encoding UDP-N-acetylmuramate dehydrogenase: protein MILDGMSGRVEKNYPLHKLSTWRIGGPAETVYWPETIEDLLKVWQRAQAREIPVRLIGRGSNVLFPDEGLSGITLVSTSLRGISWGDHSVRVEAGYTLARLAQEAGELGWSGLEFARGIPGSIGGAIMMNAGAHGGEISSCVLSVSTLWADGSIKKLKRDEFEFAYRFCSLRGHAWVLEAHLKFKAGEREQILQDMREYLTKRTANQPLELPNAGSVFRNPPGHSAGRLIEAAGWKGRSIGGAKVSEKHANFIVNTGLATSSDVLALIEAIKTDIQLKYDISLQTEIESILTARVNRRRDV, encoded by the coding sequence ATGATTTTGGATGGAATGTCGGGGCGTGTAGAGAAGAATTATCCGCTCCATAAACTGAGTACATGGAGGATTGGCGGGCCGGCTGAGACCGTATATTGGCCTGAAACAATTGAGGACTTACTAAAAGTCTGGCAGCGGGCCCAAGCGAGGGAAATTCCCGTGCGCTTAATTGGGCGTGGATCGAATGTTCTCTTTCCGGATGAAGGACTTTCTGGAATCACGTTAGTTTCAACATCACTACGAGGAATTAGCTGGGGGGATCATTCGGTCAGGGTTGAGGCCGGATATACATTAGCTCGTTTGGCTCAAGAGGCAGGCGAACTGGGATGGAGTGGCTTGGAGTTTGCACGAGGGATTCCGGGCTCGATTGGAGGGGCCATTATGATGAATGCCGGTGCCCATGGCGGTGAAATTTCTTCCTGTGTACTTAGTGTTTCAACACTGTGGGCGGATGGTAGCATTAAGAAATTAAAGCGTGATGAATTCGAGTTTGCCTATAGATTCTGTTCTTTACGGGGGCACGCCTGGGTTTTAGAAGCTCACCTTAAATTTAAGGCAGGTGAACGGGAACAAATCTTGCAAGATATGCGAGAATACTTAACAAAACGTACAGCAAATCAGCCACTTGAGCTACCTAATGCGGGGAGTGTCTTTCGAAATCCACCGGGGCATTCTGCCGGACGATTGATTGAGGCAGCCGGTTGGAAAGGAAGAAGTATAGGTGGTGCGAAAGTATCTGAGAAGCATGCAAATTTTATTGTCAACACAGGCCTTGCTACGTCTAGTGATGTCCTTGCCTTGATAGAAGCCATTAAGACGGATATTCAATTGAAATATGATATTAGCTTACAAACGGAAATAGAAAGTATTTTAACGGCACGAGTCAACCGAAGAAGAGATGTTTAG
- the murG gene encoding undecaprenyldiphospho-muramoylpentapeptide beta-N-acetylglucosaminyltransferase → MRVILTGGGTGGHIYPALAIAKGLLARDADTQILYVGIQDGMEARLVPEAGIAFKGISGKGLPRKLSLDTIKVIGKSFKALWETKKVLREFHPDLVIGTGGYVSGPVVLTAALFNIPTLLHEQNAWPGITNRILARVVKKVMVTFPESIAHFGVKNKMELVGLPVRQEIGRYSREIGAKHFGLRSDRLTLLVTGGSRGARTLNHAMVKVLEYLAQRPEIQVIWATGSVTYAETIAELKQREIPWESPQWRVVEYLKDMPEALACTDLYIGRAGAASLAELMVAGIPGILIPFPFAAENHQEHNAQALVQAGAAQVILDSECDGEKLWNEINLLISQPSLLAKMGEASRTLAQPKALDKIVDLCLATAWR, encoded by the coding sequence GTGCGTGTTATTTTGACCGGTGGTGGAACAGGTGGGCATATTTATCCGGCATTAGCAATTGCCAAAGGTTTGCTGGCACGTGATGCTGATACACAAATTCTCTATGTAGGAATCCAGGATGGAATGGAAGCGCGTTTAGTACCGGAAGCAGGGATAGCCTTTAAAGGTATCTCCGGAAAAGGGCTTCCTCGTAAGTTAAGTCTGGATACAATAAAGGTTATTGGTAAAAGTTTTAAAGCCTTATGGGAAACAAAGAAGGTTTTACGTGAGTTCCATCCGGATTTGGTTATCGGGACAGGTGGATATGTATCTGGGCCGGTCGTGTTGACTGCTGCCCTTTTTAATATTCCGACCTTACTTCATGAGCAAAATGCCTGGCCCGGTATTACTAATCGGATTTTGGCAAGAGTAGTGAAGAAAGTTATGGTGACATTCCCCGAGAGCATTGCCCATTTTGGGGTTAAGAATAAAATGGAACTGGTTGGACTTCCGGTTCGTCAGGAAATCGGTCGGTATTCTCGTGAAATTGGGGCAAAGCATTTTGGACTTCGTTCGGATCGGTTGACCTTGCTTGTAACCGGTGGAAGCAGAGGTGCTCGCACTTTAAATCATGCCATGGTCAAGGTCTTGGAATATCTGGCCCAGCGACCGGAAATTCAAGTCATTTGGGCGACCGGAAGTGTTACCTATGCAGAAACTATTGCAGAATTAAAACAAAGAGAGATTCCTTGGGAGAGTCCTCAATGGCGAGTTGTGGAATATTTGAAAGATATGCCGGAAGCCTTAGCTTGTACAGATTTGTATATCGGTAGGGCTGGGGCGGCATCACTGGCTGAGCTGATGGTTGCAGGGATACCTGGAATTTTAATTCCCTTCCCTTTTGCGGCGGAGAATCATCAGGAACATAACGCCCAGGCTCTAGTTCAAGCAGGGGCTGCCCAAGTAATCTTGGACTCTGAATGTGATGGGGAAAAACTGTGGAATGAAATTAATCTACTAATCTCTCAGCCATCCCTTTTAGCAAAAATGGGAGAGGCTTCCCGAACTTTAGCTCAGCCTAAGGCCTTAGATAAGATTGTAGATCTTTGCTTAGCTACTGCTTGGCGCTGA
- the spoVE gene encoding stage V sporulation protein E, translating to MRKYHRPDLVLLGAILALLAIGFIMVYSSSAVRGYIQYDDPYHYLKMEILWVTMGLGAMFVSMVIDLRWVRRYAKPALIMAIVLLIAVKIPGIGRRVNGADRWIGLGPLSIQPSEVIKLSMVLIMSHVLALNPHKIESFRKGVLPILGLMGVIAGLIMLQPDLGTTLVIAATTFFMLIAAGAKTSHIMALAGTGLGLVVAAIAAAPYRMRRIFAFLDPWADPLGNGYQTIQALLALGPGGLFGLGLGQSRQKFLYLPENHTDFIFAMIGEELGFVGASLVVLIFFLFAWRGFRVAMRAPDPFMGFLAVGLTAMVSIQAMINMGVVSGVLPVTGITLPFISYGGTSLVFTMLGVGVLLNISREVR from the coding sequence ATGCGAAAGTACCATCGACCGGATTTAGTCTTGTTAGGGGCGATTTTAGCTCTGTTAGCGATAGGTTTCATTATGGTTTATAGTTCGAGTGCGGTTAGAGGCTATATTCAGTATGACGATCCTTATCACTATCTTAAGATGGAGATACTCTGGGTTACGATGGGGCTAGGCGCAATGTTTGTTAGCATGGTTATAGACTTGCGCTGGGTGCGAAGATATGCTAAGCCTGCTCTTATCATGGCAATTGTCCTGCTGATTGCGGTTAAGATCCCGGGAATTGGGCGAAGGGTTAATGGAGCGGATCGATGGATAGGACTAGGGCCATTGTCTATTCAGCCTTCAGAAGTAATCAAGCTTTCCATGGTCTTGATAATGTCTCATGTTTTGGCGCTTAATCCTCATAAGATTGAGTCCTTCCGCAAAGGAGTTTTGCCCATCCTTGGTCTAATGGGAGTAATTGCCGGATTGATTATGCTTCAGCCTGATTTAGGGACGACACTAGTAATAGCGGCCACCACCTTTTTTATGTTAATTGCTGCTGGAGCGAAGACAAGTCACATTATGGCTTTGGCTGGAACAGGTTTAGGATTGGTGGTTGCTGCCATTGCAGCGGCACCCTACCGAATGAGACGTATTTTTGCGTTTTTGGATCCATGGGCAGATCCCTTAGGAAATGGATATCAAACCATTCAGGCGCTGTTAGCCTTAGGACCCGGTGGACTGTTTGGCTTAGGATTAGGCCAGAGCCGTCAAAAGTTTCTTTATCTGCCGGAAAATCATACGGACTTTATCTTCGCTATGATCGGTGAAGAACTCGGTTTTGTGGGAGCTTCCTTAGTTGTTTTGATTTTCTTCCTTTTTGCCTGGCGAGGCTTTCGGGTGGCAATGAGGGCTCCTGATCCATTCATGGGTTTCCTGGCGGTTGGATTAACTGCTATGGTATCTATTCAAGCAATGATCAACATGGGTGTCGTAAGTGGGGTATTGCCTGTTACGGGAATCACCTTACCATTTATAAGCTATGGAGGAACTTCTTTAGTTTTCACTATGTTGGGTGTTGGGGTGCTGTTGAATATTTCTAGGGAAGTAAGGTAG
- the murD gene encoding UDP-N-acetylmuramoyl-L-alanine--D-glutamate ligase — MDWLNKRALIIGAGLSGQAAVRKLQKLGAEVFLTDSKSAEQLAGIEDIRLGTKHLLLGGMPEFAEINPELIVLSPGVSPKLPLVQEGLSRNVTLWSEVELAMHDCPALCVGVTGTNGKTTTTTLIGELAKLTGKPTVVAGNIGVALSGQVNSLGDDSIVVAELSSFQLEFVDKLHVHIGVLLNLTPDHLDRHGTLENYLEAKAQIFKNQTPMDLAILNWDDPLVRDLGSKLKSQVIYFSPTTFLQDGISLWHDDIVYAVKEKRTMIPIISRKNLQLRGSHNLENVMAAAAAARAFGLSWTEISEGLARFKGVEHRQEVVGSFAGVLFVNDSKGTNTDAATKALLAFDEPLVLIAGGKNKGLDFHEFMKVVRKRVKSLVLLGQAAGEMEQAAKDEGVERIIRVATFEEGVEKAISEAVPGDVVLLSPACTSWDMFKNYEQRGELFKELVRRHYREPIQK; from the coding sequence GTGGATTGGTTGAACAAACGTGCTCTGATAATTGGGGCAGGTTTAAGTGGACAGGCGGCGGTTCGAAAACTTCAGAAGCTGGGAGCAGAGGTTTTCTTGACAGATAGTAAGTCAGCAGAACAGCTTGCGGGTATAGAGGATATCAGACTCGGTACAAAACATTTGCTTTTAGGAGGAATGCCGGAATTTGCTGAGATTAATCCTGAGCTGATTGTTTTGTCACCGGGGGTTTCCCCTAAGCTCCCTTTGGTTCAAGAAGGACTTTCTCGCAATGTGACTTTGTGGAGTGAAGTAGAACTGGCTATGCATGACTGTCCCGCACTTTGTGTTGGGGTAACCGGTACGAATGGTAAAACGACGACCACAACCCTAATAGGAGAATTGGCTAAGTTAACGGGTAAGCCTACAGTTGTAGCGGGAAATATTGGCGTTGCTTTGAGCGGGCAAGTAAACAGCTTAGGGGACGACAGTATTGTTGTGGCTGAACTATCTAGTTTTCAATTGGAATTTGTGGATAAGCTTCATGTACATATAGGAGTCTTGCTCAATCTTACCCCTGATCATTTGGACAGACATGGAACCCTGGAAAACTACCTAGAGGCTAAGGCTCAGATTTTTAAAAACCAAACTCCTATGGATTTAGCGATCTTAAATTGGGATGACCCATTAGTACGAGACTTAGGATCAAAGTTAAAAAGCCAAGTGATCTATTTCAGTCCAACTACTTTTCTGCAAGATGGAATCAGTCTATGGCATGATGATATTGTCTATGCGGTTAAGGAAAAAAGAACGATGATTCCAATTATTTCGCGAAAGAATCTCCAATTACGCGGATCTCACAATTTGGAAAATGTTATGGCAGCAGCCGCCGCTGCCAGAGCATTCGGTCTTTCCTGGACTGAGATTTCAGAAGGTCTTGCTCGGTTCAAAGGAGTTGAACATCGCCAAGAAGTTGTAGGTTCCTTTGCAGGGGTGCTTTTTGTGAATGATTCTAAGGGCACAAATACGGATGCGGCAACTAAAGCCTTGCTGGCCTTCGACGAGCCATTGGTGTTAATTGCCGGAGGAAAAAACAAAGGACTTGATTTCCACGAATTTATGAAGGTTGTCCGAAAAAGGGTCAAAAGTTTAGTTTTGCTGGGACAAGCGGCTGGGGAGATGGAACAGGCGGCTAAGGATGAAGGGGTTGAGAGGATTATTAGGGTTGCTACTTTCGAGGAAGGGGTAGAGAAAGCCATCTCTGAAGCAGTGCCTGGAGATGTTGTATTGTTATCTCCTGCTTGTACAAGTTGGGATATGTTTAAGAATTATGAGCAAAGAGGGGAATTGTTTAAGGAGTTAGTGCGTAGGCATTATAGGGAACCCATTCAAAAATAA
- a CDS encoding PAS domain-containing protein, translated as MDREEMLSFILDSYPYPIVFVDCEHIIRYLNKRAEYHYYQERGYRDLIGKSLFDCHQNPKSVEMIKSTVEKLRNHANEVFLHVNYRNERVNIVPVRDEKGDMIGYFERFEMNMQK; from the coding sequence GTGGATAGAGAAGAAATGCTGTCTTTTATCTTGGATTCATACCCATACCCAATTGTTTTTGTCGATTGCGAGCATATTATTAGATATCTTAACAAAAGAGCAGAATATCATTACTATCAAGAACGTGGCTACCGAGATCTGATTGGGAAGTCTCTCTTTGATTGCCATCAAAACCCTAAATCTGTGGAAATGATAAAATCCACTGTTGAAAAACTTAGGAACCACGCTAATGAGGTCTTTTTGCACGTTAATTACCGGAATGAGAGGGTTAATATTGTACCTGTAAGGGATGAAAAAGGAGATATGATCGGCTATTTTGAGAGGTTCGAGATGAATATGCAAAAATAA
- the mraY gene encoding phospho-N-acetylmuramoyl-pentapeptide-transferase, with amino-acid sequence MSERLVLAAGLALIITLVLSPFLIPVLRVLKFGQNVRDDGPKRHLKKAGTPTMGGIIFLVGIIVSALVSAEQPTSLEMVTLVGITLGFGLIGFIDDFIKVVMHRSLGLRAYQKLIGQFGLAFMLMWVSVKWLGRGTDVAIPFTSVHLELNWFYYVLISLLIVLMTNAVNLTDGLDGLAAGSTMFAGAAYVVIALLAAIHGVAVLAHETDMAVFAAALVGGTLGFLRFNTYPARIFMGDTGSLALGGALASLAVLTKSELVLIVIGGLFAVEALSVILQVASFQTTGKRIFRMSPLHHHFELVGWSEWKVVIVFWSVALICAVLGIIGYMPTLG; translated from the coding sequence ATGTCTGAGCGTTTGGTCTTGGCAGCAGGATTAGCCCTAATTATCACGTTGGTCCTGAGCCCTTTTTTGATACCGGTCTTAAGGGTTCTTAAGTTCGGTCAAAATGTACGCGATGATGGCCCTAAAAGACACCTGAAAAAGGCAGGAACCCCTACAATGGGTGGGATTATTTTTCTAGTAGGTATTATTGTCAGTGCTCTAGTTTCGGCAGAACAACCCACTTCTTTGGAAATGGTGACTTTAGTCGGAATCACACTCGGTTTTGGATTAATTGGTTTCATTGATGATTTCATTAAAGTTGTAATGCATCGTTCTTTAGGGCTTAGAGCCTACCAAAAACTCATTGGACAGTTTGGCTTAGCATTTATGCTAATGTGGGTTTCTGTCAAATGGCTAGGGCGAGGAACAGACGTGGCTATTCCCTTCACATCAGTTCACCTAGAACTAAACTGGTTTTACTATGTATTGATTTCTCTGCTTATTGTGCTAATGACCAATGCAGTAAATCTTACCGATGGATTAGATGGATTAGCTGCCGGAAGTACAATGTTTGCAGGTGCCGCTTATGTGGTGATTGCTTTACTAGCTGCTATTCACGGGGTGGCTGTTTTGGCCCATGAGACGGATATGGCAGTATTTGCTGCGGCATTAGTGGGTGGAACCCTGGGCTTTTTGCGCTTTAATACCTACCCTGCGAGGATCTTTATGGGGGATACCGGATCCTTAGCACTAGGAGGTGCTTTAGCAAGTTTGGCAGTGCTTACTAAGAGTGAGTTAGTCTTGATAGTGATTGGTGGTTTGTTTGCGGTTGAGGCGCTCTCTGTAATTCTTCAAGTTGCTTCTTTTCAAACGACAGGAAAACGGATTTTTCGTATGAGTCCCCTGCATCATCATTTCGAACTTGTTGGTTGGAGTGAATGGAAAGTAGTTATTGTTTTTTGGTCTGTCGCATTGATTTGTGCCGTTCTTGGGATTATTGGCTATATGCCGACCCTGGGGTAG